One Hydrogenobaculum sp. 3684 genomic window, TGCCATTATCACCGAGAACCATACAAAAGCTATGAGATTTTTGCAAGAAGTAGATTCAGCAGCAGTTTACGTAAACGCTTCTACAAGGTTTACGGATGGCAACGAGTTTGGCTTAGGAGCTGAAATGGGTATTTCTACAGACAAAATCCATGCAAGAGGACCGATGGCTTTAAGAGAACTTACAATAGAAAAATTTATAATCTTTGGAAACGGACAACTAAGAGAAAATGTAGGCATACCAAAAGAACTAAAACAAAAGCTTCAAATAGATTAATTTAGTTTTTAAGATTTTGATGTTGTAAAACAAAAGCTTCTACGTTTTTCAAATAGCAAGCCTTGATAGAATCTGTATAATCTATAAATTTTGTTAGCTTATCTATGCTCAAGGGGTTTTGCAAACATAGTTTTACAGTGTCCAATACATTTTTCTTATCCACTCTAAAGCCAATACCCATTTTTTCTAAGATAGCCGCTACATCTTTTATTTTATCTATATGCTCTCCGTAAATAGAATAAGAACAAAAACCAACTGGCTCCACTATATTATGCCCACCATAACCTTTTACAAAAGACCCTCCCACTATACTAACAATGGCTCTTTTATAATATTCTTTTAGCTCACCAAGCGTATCCAAAACCACAACCCTTGAGTATTTTTTTTGAGTTTTAAGATAGGCGTCTATACTATTTTGTCTTAACAACTTTAACACTTCAGAAGCTCTATCTATATGTCTTGGAGCCAATATAACGTTGTAATCTGTAAATTTTATTATCCACTTTACGGCATCTATTAAAATCTCTTCTTCTTTTTCGTGGGTACTTCCTATTACTATACTATCCTTTTTTATAGGTTCACAGTTTACATCGATACAGAGCTTTAGATTACCACATAAGACTATATTTTTGTTTATAGCATTTAAAAGCTCAAAACTATTTTCATCTTTTGGTAAAATTTTGTCAAAAAATCTTATCAGAAACCTTTCAAGCATATTTTTAGGAGCCCTTGCATTTAAAAGCATTTTTGGTATATCTGATTTTATTAGAAACGGCCAAAACTCTTTTTCCACAGTGATAAGACAGCAAGGCTTTGCGTTGGCTATAAATTTATTCCATATTATCGGCAAATCCAAAGGCAATGGTAGTGTAGGATAATCTAAATTCAAAAAGAAGCGTTTAGCTCTTGGAGAAAAGTATGTTATAAATACGGGGAATTTAGAACTAATATAATCTATTATAAACTTAACGCTGTTAAACTCACCAACGCTTGCAGCATGAAACCAAACGGCATTTTTTGGTAGATTTACATCTTCTATTAAAAGCCTTTTTGAAAGCTCTAGCGTCAATTAGCTGTCTATTTCTCCAGCTATAAACTTGTTAACAAGCTCTTTAGCCTTGTAGTCTGGATATTGTATAGGTGGATGCTTCATCGTATAAGCACTAATAGAATAAAGTGGACCTGATATGCCTCTGTCTTTCGCAAGTTTTGCACATCTTATAGCGTCTATAGCAGAACCAGCGCTATTTGGTGAGTCTTCTACGTCAAGCCTTGCTTCTACATGCATAGGCACGTCCCCAAAAAGCCTACCCTCCATTCTTATATAAGCAACTTTCCTATCTTTTAGCCAAGGTACCCAGTCTGAAGGTCCTATATGTATATTACCATATCCTAAATCGTAATCTATGAGAGAGCTAACAGCTTTTGTTTTAGACTCTTTCTTTGTGTCAAGTCTTTTTCTTTCTAACATATTTAAAAAGTCTGTGTTGCCACCTACGTTTAACTGATATGTTTTGTCTATTTTTACGCCTCTATCTTTGAATAGTTGTGCTATTGTTCTGTGGAATATAGTAGCTCCGAGTTGAGATTTTATATCATCCCCTACTACCGGTATGCCAGCCTCTTTAAAACGCTTAGCCCATTCGTTATCAGAGACTATAAAGGTAGGCATAGCATTTATAAAAGCAACACCAGCTTTAAGAGCACATTCGGCATAAAATCTAGCAGCTTGTTCTGAGCCGACAGGTACATAGTTTATTAGCACGTCTGCATTGGTTTCCTTCAACACGCTTATTATGGTATCCATATCATCTTCTTTTTCATCGGCTTTTACAAAGGTAAGATCTTCAGGGTAGTTTGACATGTGGTCTGCAAAACCATCTAAGACTTTGCCCATTCTAACTTTGCAGCCTAGATTTGGCACGTTTGGCTCAAAAACCGCAGTGCAATTTGGCTTTGCGTAAATGGCTTCTGAAACGTCTTTACCGACTTTTCTTTTGTCTATATCCCAAGCAGCCACAACCTGTATGTCGTAAGGCTTGTATCCCCCGATATCATCGTACATAAGTCCGCTTACGTCTTTTAAATTATTTTTCCTGTAGTAAAATATGCCTTGTATAAGAGCGCTAGCACAATTTCCCACTCCAACTACAGCAAGCTTTATCATTGTTACCCACCGCCGTATTCTGATTGTTCGATTTCCATCATGAAATCTTCTACATAATGAGTAATTTGATCAAAAAGCTCTTGGTCTGGAAGGTCAAAATAATGATCAAAAAGTTCTATCCTTCTCTCATGACATTTGTTATCTTCTAAGCAAAATTTTATTAAAACCAATGGCCTTTTACAATCGGGGCAGCAATCGTTCCCAGGCATACAAAGTTCTACTATCGTTTCTACCTGATCAAAGCTGCTATTCAAAAACTCCTCTAACCTCTTAATCTTATCCAAATGCTCTTTCCATTTTTCCATACCTAATATTTTAGCATACCTGATCTTGTTGTATATATTTTTTACCTGTTTCATAGTAAACTCTTTGCCATCTGTATTGTCTATCACAAAATCTGCGTATTTTATTTTTTCTTCTATTGGCATTTGTCTTGATAATCTTTTTTCTATCTGCTCCTCTGTATAGCCTTTTTTAATAAGCCTTTTTTTTGAAGTCTCCTTGTCAGCATAAACCACTATTACAATATCGTAATCTTTATAAGTACCATTTTCTACAACAAGAGAAGCCTCTAATGCAAACATATCACAATCTAAATTTTTCATTAAATTATCTAGATATTCGTAAAGGGCTTTGTGAACTATTTTCTCTAAAGACAAGAGCTTTTGTTTATCGTTAAAAACAATATCTGCAACTTTTTTCCTGTCTATATTTCCATTTTTCAATATATCTTCTCCCAGAAGCTTCACGACATCACGCTTTAACTTTTCATCGTTTTCGTAAAGCTCGTGGATTATAGCATCTGCATCGTAAACACAAACTCCCAAGTCCTTAAATAAAGACGATACAAAAGATTTGCCTACACCGAAATTTCCAGTAATAGCTATTTTTATCACTTTTTCTTCTTTCTTATCCTTATGGCATCTGGTGTAACTTCTATAAGCTCATCTTGAGTGATCCACTCCATCGCTTGTTCAAAGTTCATTTTTCTGGGAGGGGTAAGTCTTACATACTCTTCTGCCGCAGCGGCTCTGTTGTTGGTTAATTTTTTTTCTTTAGTTATATTTACATAAAGATCGTTGTCTTTGTTGTGCTCTCCTATCACCATACCTTCGTAAACTTCTGTACCTGGTTCTATGAAAAATATACCCCTATCTTCAAGTCCAAGCAAAGCGTAAGGAGTAGCCACACCTTTTCTATCTGCTACTATTGCCCCGTTTATACGGCTTTTAATTTCACCCTGCCAAGGTTCATAGCCTTCTAAAACCGTATTTATGAGACCTTCCCCTCTTGTATCTGTCTTAAACTCTGATCTATACCCTATTAAACCTCTGGAAGGTACAATAAATTCCAACCTTACTCTGCCAAAACCATGGTTTATCATATTCACCATACGCCCTTTCCTAGAACCAAGCTTTTGAGATACTATTCCTATATGTTCTTCCGGTATGTCTAAAATAACCTTTTCTATAGGTTCTAATTTTTTACCGTTTTCTTCTATAGTCACCACATCTGGTTTTGACACTTGGAATTCGTAGCCTTCCCTTCTCATAGTTTCTACTAAAATAGCCATTTGAAGCTCGCCTCTTCCCATAACCAAAAAAGAATCTGTAGAATCTGTATCTTTTACCTTTATAGCCACATTCATCAAAGTTTCTTTATAAAGCCTATCTCTTAGATGCCTTGAAGTCACATATTTCCCAGATCTTCCAGCAAAAGGAGAATCGTTAACAGAAAATGTCATGAATATAGTAGGTTCTTCAACTTTTATAGAAGGTAATGGCGCAGGATTTTCCACGTCTGAAATAGTTTGACCTATGTTGATATCATCAAAACCAGCTACAGCCACTATATCACCAGCAAATGCTTCTTTTGTTTCCACTCTTTTTAGTCCTTCTATTGTGTATATGGCTTTTATGAAACCAGTTTTAACAACACCCTCTTCTGGTGAGACTATGGATACTTGTTGATTTTGCCTTAATGAGCCATTTTGTATACGCCCTATGGCCAATCTTCCTAAAAAATTATCGTAATCTAAAGATGCTACTAAAAGCTGTAAAACTTGATTCTCATCGTATTTTGGAGCTGGAATAGTATTTATAATGGCTTCAAACAAAGGTTCTAAAGAAGATGATTCTTCTTCTAAAGAAAGCTTAGCTATACCTTTTTTGGCTATGGCGTATAAAACTGGAAAATCCAGTTGGTCTTCTGTAGCATCAAGGTCTATAAAAAGGTCGTATATTTCGTTTAAAACCTCTTGCGGTCTTGCATCTTGCCTGTCTATTTTATTTATTACCACTATAGGCACAAGCTTTGCTTCAAGAGCTTTTCTCAACACAAACCTAGTTTGAGGAAGAGGTCCTTCGGCAGCATCCACAAGAAGTATTACCCCATCTACCATATTTAGAACGCGCTCCACTTCACCACCAAAATCAGCGTGTCCAGGAGTATCCACTATGTTTATCTTTATGCCTTTATAGTTCACAGAGGTGTTTTTTGCTAAAATCGTAATACCTCTTTCTCTCTCAAGCGCATTGCTATCTAAAATACGCTCTTGTACCTCCTCATTTTGTCTAAAAGTACCACTTTGTTTTAGAAGTGCATCCACCAATGTGGTTTTACCATGGTCTACGTGAGCAATAATTGCTATATTCCTAATATCTTCTCTAATCTTCATCTATCATCCTTTAAGCGTTCATCGCTTTCAAAAACTCTTGATTCGTTTTAAACTTTTTGAGCTTATCAAGTAAAAACTCCATCGCTTCTACATCATCCATAGAAGAGAAAAATTTCCTAAGAACCCATATACGCTGCAACTCCCAATCTGACAAAAGTAGCTCCTCTTTTCTGGTACCGGATTTACTTATGTTTATAGCTGGGAATATACGTTTCTCTGTTAGCCTTCTATCAAGGTGTACTTCCATATTACCAGTGCCTTTAAACTCTTCATATATAACATCGTCCATACGAGAACCAGTTTCTATTAGCGCTGTAGCTATGATGGTTAGACTTCCGCCATCTTCTATATTTCTAGCGGCTCCAAAGAATTTCTTGGGTCTTTGTAAAGCTGTAGCTTCTATACCACCTGAAAGCACCCTACCTGTTGGTGGTGTTACAGCATTAGAAGCTCTTGCAAACCTTGTCATAGAATCAAGAAGTATTACCACGTCATTTCCAAGCTCCACGAGTCTTTTGGCTTTTTCTATAACAAGCTCAGCTACTTGCATATGTCTTTCTGGTGGTTCATCAAAGGTAGAAGCTATAACCTCTGGTTCATGATCGGCATTGTCTGCATTTGACATCACTATACGCCTCATCTCAGTAACTTCTTCCGGTCTTTCATCTATTAACAAAATAATTAAGTATACTTCTGGATGATTGGTAAGGATAGCCTTTGACAGGCGTTGAAGAATGACAGTTTTACCAGCTTTTGGCGGTGCTACAATAAGCCCCCTTTGACCTTTACCAATAGGGCTAACCAAACTAAGTACCCTTGTAGCATAGTCCGATGGATCGTATTCTATATTAAGGCGCTCCGTAGGATGGTACGGCACCAGCTTATCAAAAGATGGCCTACTCCTTAGTTCCAACGAACCTATAGGCAATCCGTTTACTGATTCTATCTTTATAAGAGCGTAATATTTTTCGTTGTCCTTTGGGGGTCTTGAAAAACCTATTATGGTATCACCGGTCCTTAAATAGAGTTTTTTTATCTGAGACGGAGATACGTATATATCGTCTGGATTGGGCATATAGTTGTTGTTTGGACTTCTTAAAAACCCATACCCGTCTTGCAAAACTTCTAGTACTCCTCTTACAAACCTTAGACCCTTTGTTTTACCGTAAGCTTCAAGAATATTTTCTATAAGCTCTTCTTTTCTTATACCAGTGATCCTTTTTAAATCAAACTCTTTACCGAGTTTTTGTAACTCGGACATTGTCATTTTTTTAAGTTCCTCTAGCGATAGCTCTTTGTTGGTTTCTTTAGTCGTAATGTCTTGTTCCATAGTCAATCCCACCTAATTAAACGCTGGTATTTGTATAGCGGGTTTATGGCCATCCAGCTCCCGCTTATGGCCTATTGAAATATCATTTTCCAATACAAAATGTAGAAAATATCTCATCCAAAACGTTTTCATCTGTAATAAGTCCAAGAATTTCCTCAAGATAATCTAGAGCCTCCCTTATATAAAGCATCATAACTTCCGTTTTATCTTGCAAAACAGCTTCTTTTAAAGAGCCTAAAGCTTTAGCTACCAAAAACTTATTCCTTTTTGAAACATAAATACCATCTTCAGCTAAATCCAACATATGTAAAACTTTATTTTTCAAGTGTTCAACATTTTCTTGGTTTCTTATAGAAATAATTATAGCATTATCTTTGAAAAAATCAAGGGTTTTGCTATTTATCCCCAAATCGCTTTTGTTTAAAACAACCAAAGTATTTAGGTTTTTAACAATATCATAAATAAAGTAATCTTCTTCCTCGAGCTCTTTAGAACCATCCACCATAAAGAGCACAACATGGGCTTCTTTCATGTGTTCAATCGCTATATTTATGCCTTCTTTTTCTATTGGATCATCGGTTTTCCTAATACCGGCAGTATCAACAAGTTTAACAGGAAAACCGTTTATTTCCAACCTATCTTCTATATAATCCCTTGTAGTCCCAGGTATATCAGACACTATAGCCCTTCTTTTTTGTAAAAGCGTATTAAACAACGAAGACTTACCAACATTTGGCTTGCCAACTATAGCTATTTTTATTCCATCGTATAAGTAAGACTGTTCTTTTAGCTTTTTATGAAACTCTTCCAACCTACAAATTAGATTATTGATTTCTTTTTTTGTTTCGTTTACATCAAGGGGTTCTATATCTTCATAACCAAACTCTATATCTGCTTCTATGTTAGCAATGATCCTTATAAACTCTTTTCTTAGTTCTTCAATGAAAGAAGAAAATCTACCTTTTAACATGTTTAAAGCGTTTTCTACGGCTTTTTCGGTATTGGCGTTTATTAAAAGCTCCACACTTGAAGCTTCATCCAATGTCATTTTACCATTTAAAAAGGCTCTTTTTGTAAACTCTCCAGGCGAAGCAAAGGAGCACCCGTAATCTACCAAAGCTTCTATAGCTTTTTCTACAATAATAGGATTTCCGTGGAAAAAAATTTCAAGCATATCCTCCCCGGTATAAGAGCGTGGGGCTTTATAGTATATAGCTACAACATCGTCAAGTTCTTTATCGTTTATATAAAAAGATGTACGATAGGCATACCTTGGCTTTGGATTTTCAATATGCAAAAACCTATTGGCTACATCTATACAGTTTAATCCAGATAACCTCAATATGGAAATAGCCGATTTTAAAACAGGAGTTGCTGGGGCTACAATAGTATTATTCATAAAAACCTAAAGGGAGGATGACGGGGGTCGAACCCGCGACATAGGGATCCACAATCCCTCGCTCTGCCAGCTGAGCTACATCCTCCTAAGAAAGTTTGTAAAACTGGGGTGCCTGGATTCGAACCAGGAACCCTCGGATCCAAAATCCGATGCTCTGCCAGTTGAGCTACACCCCATGAGAATATTTATTATAGCAAAATTCATTTGAAAAATCAAGGATTATCTAAAATTAAAAGAAGAACCACATTTACAAGATTGCTTTATGTTTGGGTTGTTGAAGATAAAGTTGTTGGTTTTCATAAGATTTTCTATATAGTCTAGCTCTGTACCCTTTAGATAATCGTAAGAGTACTTGTCTATGGCAAGCTTAAAATCACCGTAATCTATTACTATATCGCTGTCTTTTACAGCGTTATCAAATTCGGTATAATATTTATACCCTGCACATCCTTCTTCTATAAGACTTACCCTAAAAACTGGGTTTGTAAGTTGTTTTTTAGCGGCCAGCTTTTTAATGGCCTTTATAGCTCTATCTGTCAATGTAAACTCTACCATAGTTTCCATAATATTACCTCCTTCAAGGTGTTTATTCTAATATACTTATAAATCTAATTTTTTCTATATAAAATCTTAATACTATAAAATAAACATTAAATTACTAATATGATTATATATCATAATATAACTCTTTCAAGAGTTTTTGGGTCTATAAAATAATTTTCTTTTATTTTAAATACCTTATGTTCTTTACCTGTATCTTCTGTTATAACATCGTAAGAGGTAAGCTCTATCTCTATTTTTTTAGAAAGATCCCATATATATTCTGGCAATACCGATATCTCAATGTGTCCAAATCTATCTTTAAGCACATCTATGAAAGCGTTGATGATGCTATCTTTGGATAGGTTTAATCCCTCCTTTCTTAACGTGGTGATGTTTTTCTCCAAAAGCTCTTTAAAAGATTTTTTATCTTTTACATAGGATATTATATTTGCCATCATATCAAAATCAAAATCCATAAGTATGTTTCCTACAAACACAAGCATATTTTCAATATCCCCAGCCCCTTGACCGGATATTTTTTTATCGTTTAGGGTTATATCTGCTATAGGTTTGTAGAAAGCGTTTATACCCAAAGACTTGTAAACTTCTATTATGATATTTGAAAAATACTTGTAAACATTCTCCATTTTAAAAGGAATTGTTTTGTTGCTTTTAGAAAAAATAAATTGATAAAAAATTTGGCCTGGATGAAGAAGCACAGTCCCGCCACCGGTATATCTTCTTATAATTGGTATGTTGTTGGTTTTGCAGTAGTTAAAATCTAAAAAACGATTCGCGTTGTCAAAATATCCAAGGCTAACACAAGTATCAGATGGTTCTGTTATAACAATACATTCTATCTGTTTTTTTGCCAATGCATGAAACAAAGCCACGGAGGTAGTAGCTTTTAAATACGGTACTACAAATACTATCAAATATCTTTTACCATCCTTACCCAAAAGTTGTATTGGCCATCTTTTCTAAAACCAAATTTTTCATAGAACTTCATAGCTTTTTCGTTTTTGTCTCCTACCCAAAGCTCTATAAGGTCAAGATTTCTTTGCTTAAAATACTCTATAGCCTTTTCCATCAACATAGACCCTACGCCCTTACCAAAATAATCTGGGTCTACAAATATTTCGTGTATTGCTCCCACTACCTTGTTGTATTTTTTACTATACCAATTGCCATCTATAGCCATAAAACCTACAATTTTATCACCGTCTTTTACTACGAAAAGTCCAGCTACATCTCTTCTTAAAAGCCAGTTTATATAGACTTTTACATCTTCTTCGTGAGTATATGAATATTCTTCTAAATTTTTGTAACTTTTAAGATATAGTTTTGCTACTTCGTCTATATATTTTATATCAAAAGGATGTATTTCCATTCAATGTTATATTCTAACTACCACACAGGTGATAGCTTCTTTCACTCCCTCTAACGTATGAATCTTTGTAATAACAAGCCTTCCAAGCTCATCCTGATTTTTTAGCTCTGCAAATACGATTATGTCGTAAGGGCCTGTTACTACGTCTGCCGTTCTTATACCGTCAAAAGTAGAAAGTGCTATCATAATAGAAGGTATCTCTTTTGGATCCGCTTTTATCATAATATAGGCTTTTATAGAGCTTTCCGACTCTAACTCCATCAATTCTGTAATGGATACTGGAAACGCCTTATCGTTCAATAAATCCATAATCTATCTCCTTTTCCTTAGATTTTATACCTAAAAGCTCAAAAACTAAAGGTGTATACTCTTTGTTTTCCCTAATTAGTTTTATTGCTCTATACACTATTTTTTTACAATCTTTTGAACCATTTTTAGTATAATCTAACATATTTATAATTATAGGCTCTAACTCAAGATTTTCAAGCCATTTATAAAATTTATCAGCTTCGTCTAGTATTATAAATTCACCTTTTTTAGCTTCTTGAATCCTATTGGATAAGTTATTTTCTACTACTTCTTTTAAATCATCTACATTGTATAAAAAAACGCTGTCCAAATCAGCACAGGATGGCTCTATGTTTCTTGGCACAGATATATCTATTAAAAATATAGGCTTATAATACCTTTTTTTCATAGCTTTTGATACAACATCTTTCGTAATAACGTACCCTTGAGCACCGGTAGAAACTAAAACTACATCAAACTCGTATAAAAACCGTTCTATTTCATCGAATCTTATTACATTAGCTTTTATCCTCTCTGCCAAACTTACCGCCCTTTCATAAGTCCTATTTGATATATATATACTAGCTCCAGAGCGTTGAAGGTATATAGCTGCAAGCTCCCCCATCTCTCCAGCACCTATCAAAAGCACCTTGTGGTTTTTAAGCTCACCAAAAATACGTTTTGCAAGCTCTACCGCAGCATAACTAACAGATACCGCACTTTTGCTTATGCCGGTCTCGTATCTCACCCTTTTAGAGGCATGTAGAGCGTTTTGGCATAGCCTATTCATAACTTTGCCAGTGGTTCCTAAAGCTTTTGCCTTAAAAAACGCCTCTTTGAACTGCGCTACTATTTGAGGCTCTCCTATAACCATAGAATCAAGACCAGAGGCAACTTTAAATATATGAGCCACCGCCTCTTTTCCAGCTTTTAAGAAAAAATGAGAGTTGTCAAAATGCTGGTTTTTTATTTCGGCGTATCTTCTAAAAGCTTCAAAAACTTGTTTTTCATCAGAAGCGTAAGCGTAAAACTCAAGCCTGTTACAAGTAGACAAAAGCATAAACTCTTTAACGTTGGTAGAAGCCTTTAATATATGTAAAATAGAATCTAGCTCTGAAGTGTTGCAACTTAATTTTTCCCTAAGTTCTACCGAAGCGGTCTTGTGGTTAAGCCCAATAGCGTATATATCACCTGCCATTTACATTCAAAATATCCTTTATGTAATCTAATACCTTATCTATTGGAACATCAACGGCTTTTAAAGTATGTCTATCTACCACTTCCACAAGACCATCTTTTACCTTTTTACCCACTACAATCCTATAAGGTATACCTATTAAATCTGCATCGTTAAACTTTACCCCAGGTGATACATCCCTATCATCAAAAAGCACTTCTATACCCTCTTGTGTTAGGCTTTTGTAAAGATGCTCCGATGTGCTATATTGAAGCTCATCTGAAGTATTTACACAACTAATAAGCACTTGAAATGGAGCCACAGGCAACGGCCACTTTATACCCTTTTCATCGTGATACTGCTCTACAATAGCTGCTATAAGCCTTGATATACCTATACCATAGCATCCCATTACAACAGGTTTTTCAGTACCGTCTTTATCTGTAAAAAACGCCTTCATAGGCAAAGAGTATCTGGTACCAAGTAAAAACGTATGTCC contains:
- the hemA gene encoding glutamyl-tRNA reductase, yielding MAGDIYAIGLNHKTASVELREKLSCNTSELDSILHILKASTNVKEFMLLSTCNRLEFYAYASDEKQVFEAFRRYAEIKNQHFDNSHFFLKAGKEAVAHIFKVASGLDSMVIGEPQIVAQFKEAFFKAKALGTTGKVMNRLCQNALHASKRVRYETGISKSAVSVSYAAVELAKRIFGELKNHKVLLIGAGEMGELAAIYLQRSGASIYISNRTYERAVSLAERIKANVIRFDEIERFLYEFDVVLVSTGAQGYVITKDVVSKAMKKRYYKPIFLIDISVPRNIEPSCADLDSVFLYNVDDLKEVVENNLSNRIQEAKKGEFIILDEADKFYKWLENLELEPIIINMLDYTKNGSKDCKKIVYRAIKLIRENKEYTPLVFELLGIKSKEKEIDYGFIER